The DNA region GTGTATAGCAGTTTATTTTGGAGCAGGGATACTGCTGCCTCCCCTGATGAGCATAGACCTTTATCTTTTATATGGTTCCCTAAGATATGTAATTGTGATGACATTGATACTTCTGATGTATGCGGTCCCTTTAAAGATATTTCTGAGACTGGCGTTTAATATCAAATACGTATTGGTAACTTCGTGGTTTAATTTATGAAGCTGAGCCGGCCCCAGTTAATCCTTAATGCTGTTTTTTGCATTATCCTGTTTGTAGTTGTTGTATGGGCGTTTTATTCTGAGTATGACCGCCCGTGGAAAAGATATCAAAAGGAAAAAATTCAGCAGATCTGGCTTAAGGACTTGGATGCGGCTGACAGATGTATTACCTGTCATGATTGGATAGACAAGTCTGATTCCGCAAACAGGCCGCAGCCTTTTAAATCGCATCCGGGCAATTACCTAAAATATCACAAGGTTGAAAAATTCGGGTGTGTTGTATGTCATCAAGGGCAGGGAGAAGCTTTAACTTTAAAGGCAGCGCACGGCAGAGTAAATAATTGGACGAAACCTCTTCTTAAAGGCTATTACGCTCAGTCTTCCTGCGGGAGATGCCATCCGATGAAAATGGAACTGCCTCTGAGTGCAAACCTGGCAGGAGCAGAAAAGTTTTTTGAGGGTTGGAGGCTTTTCAGGGGAAATAACTGTACCGGGTGTCACAAGCTTAAAAACTATGAAAGACCTGTGCGTATTGGTCCTGTGCTTAGCTCAATCAGTAGAAAAGCCAGCAGGAAGTGGCTGATTGGATGGCTGAAAAATCCTAAAGATTATCTGCCGAACGCAAAGATGCCGGTATTTAAGCTGAGTGATGAAAAGATTGGATATATAGCGGATTATTTGATGGAAGAAGTAGTCTTTTCTGAAAATTTTAAAAATCCCCCTTCATTCCCCTCTTTAGCAAAGAGGAGTAAGGGGAGATTGTTAGACGAAGGCAAAATCCTTGTATCCTCTCTCGGCTGCCTCGGCTGCCACATGATAAATAAAAAAGGCAGCGGTTTTGCCCCTGATATATCCTTTATAGGCGATAAAGTAAAACCTGAATGGCTTTTTTATTTTTTGAAAAAGCCCCGCAGTTATGATGCAAAAACCACCATGCCTGAATTAAATATGTCAGACGGAGAAATACGCAGTATAGCCGCATATCTTTTCAGTCTTAAGAAGAATAAAAAGTCCCGGGTTGAATTAAGAGAGCCGGAGCCTTCGCATAATGATGTTGAGAAGGGCAGAAAGATTGTCATAGAAATTGGCTGCACCGGCTGTCATGAGATAGAAAAGTTCCCTTTGGGATATGATGCTCCGGCGCTTGACGGCATTGGCGATAAAAGGGTTGACGAGCTGTTTTTCGGCAATATAACAGATAATATAACAGATACTGAGAAGACCCTCATAAATTGGCTTCTTGTCAAAGTAATTGACCCCGGAAGATTTGCCAC from Nitrospirota bacterium includes:
- a CDS encoding c-type cytochrome translates to MKLSRPQLILNAVFCIILFVVVVWAFYSEYDRPWKRYQKEKIQQIWLKDLDAADRCITCHDWIDKSDSANRPQPFKSHPGNYLKYHKVEKFGCVVCHQGQGEALTLKAAHGRVNNWTKPLLKGYYAQSSCGRCHPMKMELPLSANLAGAEKFFEGWRLFRGNNCTGCHKLKNYERPVRIGPVLSSISRKASRKWLIGWLKNPKDYLPNAKMPVFKLSDEKIGYIADYLMEEVVFSENFKNPPSFPSLAKRSKGRLLDEGKILVSSLGCLGCHMINKKGSGFAPDISFIGDKVKPEWLFYFLKKPRSYDAKTTMPELNMSDGEIRSIAAYLFSLKKNKKSRVELREPEPSHNDVEKGRKIVIEIGCTGCHEIEKFPLGYDAPALDGIGDKRVDELFFGNITDNITDTEKTLINWLLVKVIDPGRFATDKVITRMPYYNFDRIQAEALVTFLLSVRNNFLPVSYTKILIDSDSAEIRGKSVIERYNCLGCHRINGNGGNIGPDLTREAKKSRQEWLFKFLKKTYKIRPEPILKAGMPDFNLSDAEVNAIIEYFTFIAGEAYPYNAELNKEVHAEDIYDGEKLYHEVFACSGCHAVDGRGGEVGPEHTDAASRLRREWIEQWLKNPQTVQTDVRMPRFKFKDWEFEALTDYLMTLGRYRFVRMKNRE